A genomic window from Amia ocellicauda isolate fAmiCal2 chromosome 15, fAmiCal2.hap1, whole genome shotgun sequence includes:
- the LOC136772055 gene encoding zinc finger and BTB domain-containing protein 22: protein MSGCSAEGGVWEVQVSFPSVRGAVLAGLNRQRLEGQLCDLAIEVQGQVFHAHRCVLAASSPYFHDQVLLKKVSSVCLPSVLDPGAVESVLSSVYTGRLAMLGADVLSYLTVASVLQLWHIVDKCTELLRGAGGAGAGLVGPRRGRGGGPHPQLNPGCISSSSSGINMNPADSHSHPPGLTAAASSSHRRARPRHGYSFLPPLPPPPGPNPEASDRGCRRKPGSDSRQQSPSSTDCLYSSLECGSEGEWERRGGGREREGGEREGGEAPRRERGSSESDRERGAVVKRERESEEMERRRPPQPSSWPEPWLSSTAHSAPWWPPRAAPRHPHSRRGIYGYGGIYSYSRGATRRGGRFRGRLRAGSLSRPRTPLPPATPAPPPTRPQRERDGEMQPDGGMAEEEEEQEEGMEVKDEERRTDRHTDQYSSTVCDGEREEQGDVTLPEQEDEEVEEEEEEQERDERELMAEGEGEGGGGREGEVEVEVEMGGIGQEEEEEEAKGGGRGGPGSGSSPVFPLPGRAQWQPSPWLQLGGRPEEEDGEEEEEEEDIDEGEVEEMEGVREEEEEEEEEEEGEEEGEGEGEEEYGAVAEGFGCYGSGLAGGTFDEIEDGTGQVSQKPLLPPPPAPAPELPPPDPTWPSATPRRPPQHRRQPPPPHPTPPAPPPPAAPSCPGKLHYCHCGKAYALKSMRDRHVKMQHLNLRPFGCPVCAKTFKMKHHLTKHLKTHSSAATLPAFAPALPSPAPWPPHPPPPELHWLYREGLLRGREAELEEREGEGYFVGALGYQEAEGYFEDSGEAAGLGQIYGQEGGSDGAHHSDAFHVLRTSPAPSDMGRCLGEKSGLHAGGGVKVEELDFDAEAGSVSGGGAGLRSYSGARPGRGGGGGGLVYGLKEEEEEEEESGQRGVYN from the exons ATGTCCGGCTGCAGCGCTGAGGGGGGCGTGTGGGAGGTGCAGGTGAGCTTCCCCTCGGTGCGGGGGGCGGTTCTGGCCGGTCTGAACCGGCAGCGTCTGGAGGGGCAGTTGTGTGACCTGGCCATCGAGGTGCAGGGCCAGGTGTTCCACGCACACCGCTGCGTGCTGGCGGCCTCCTCGCCATACTTCCACGACCAG GTGCTGCTGAAGAAGGTGTCCAGCGTGTGTCTGCCCTCAGTGCTGGACCCGGGGGCCGTGGAGAGCGTGCTGTCCAGCGTCTACACCGGCCGGCTGGCCATGCTGGGGGCGGACGTGCTGAGCTACCTGACGGTGGCCAGCGTGCTGCAGCTGTGGCACATCGTGGACAAGTGCACTGAGCTGCTGCGGGGCGCGGGGGGCGCCGGCGCTGGGCTGGTGGGGCCGCGCAGGGGCCGGGGGGGCGGCCCCCACCCTCAGCTGAACCCCGGctgcatcagcagcagcagcagcggcatcAACATGAACCCGGCCGACTCGCACTCCCACCCCCCCGGCCTCACCGCCGCTGCCTCCTCCTCCCACCGCAGAGCCAGACCCCGCCACGGCTACTCCTTCCTGCCCCCCCTGCCGCCCCCCCCTGGCCCGAACCCTGAGGCCAGCGACCGCGGCTGCCGGAGGAAGCCGGGCTCGGACTCGAGGCAGCAGTCCCCCAGCAGCACCGACTGCCTGTACTCCTCCCTGGAGTGCGGGAGCGAGGGAGAGTGGGAGCGGCGGGGGGGTGGCAGGGAGCGGGAGGGCGGGGAGAGGGAGGGCGGGGAGGCGCCGCGACGGGAGCGAGGGAGCAGCGAGAGCGACAGGGAGAGGGGCGCGGtggtgaagagagagagggagagcgaggaGATGGAGAGAAGGAGACCCCCGCAGCCGTCCTCCTGGCCCGAGCCCTGGCTCTCCAGCACCGCTCACAGCGCCCCCTGGTGGCCCCCCCGCGCCGCCCCCAGACACCCCCACAGCCGGCGGGGCATCTACGGGTACGGGGGCATTTACAGCTACAGCAGGGGCGCGACCAGACGGGGGGGCAGGTTCAGAGGGAGGCTGAGGGCAGGGTCCCTGTCTCGCCCCAGGACCCCCCTGCCCCCTGCCACTCCTGCCCCCCCGCCCACTCGCCCACAGAGGGAGCGGGATGGAGAGATGCAGCCGGATGGAGGGatggcagaggaggaggaggagcaggaagaAGGGATGGAGGTGAAGGATGAAGAGAGGAGGACCGACAGACACACAG ACCAGTACTCCTCCACTGTGtgtgatggagagagggaggaacagGGGGATGTGACTCTGCCAGAACAAGAAGATGAAgaagtggaggaggaggaagaggagcaagagagagatgagagagaacTTATGGcagaaggagagggggagggaggtggAGGAAGAGAaggggaggtggaggtggaggtggagatGGGAGGAATAGgtcaggaggaggaggaagaggaggcgaAGGGTGGAGGACGGGGAGGCCCCGGCAGCGGGTCCAGTCCAGTCTTTCCTCTCCCTGGGCGGGCGCAGTGGCAGCCGAGCCCCTGGCTCCAGCTAGGCGGGAGGCCggaggaggaggatggggaggaagaggaagaggaggaggacataGATGAGGGAGAGGTAGAGGAGATGGAAGgagtgagggaggaggaggaggaggaggaggaggaggaggaaggcgaggaggagggggagggggagggggaggaggagtaCGGTGCCGTGGCGGAGGGCTTCGGTTGCTACGGCAGTGGCCTGGCGGGGGGCACATTCGACGAGATCGAGGACGGCACGGGGCAGGTGTCCCAGAAGCCCCTGCTGCCCCCACCACCCGCCCCGGCCCCTGAGCTCCCGCCCCCTGACCCGACCTGGCCTTCGGCCACGCCCCGGCGCCCCCCCCAGCACCGGCGCCAACcgccgcccccccaccccacgccACCGGCCCCACCGCCCCCCGCCGCACCCTCCTGCCCCGGCAAGCTGCATTACTGCCACTGCGGCAAGGCTTACGCGCTGAAGAGCATGCGCGACCGGCACGTCAAGATGCAGCACCTGAACCTGCGGCCCTTCGGGTGCCCCGTCTGCGCCAAGACCTTCAAGATGAAGCACCACCTGACCAAGCACCTGAAGACGCACTCCTCCGCCGCCACCCTCCCCGCCTTCGCCCCCGCGCTACCCAGCCCCGCCCCGTGGCCAccgcacccccccccacccgagCTGCACTGGCTGTACCGGGAGGGGCTGCTGCGGGGCCGGgaggcagagctggaggagcGGGAGGGCGAGGGCTACTTCGTGGGCGCGCTGGGGTACCAAGAGGCGGAGGGGTACTTCGAGGACAGTGGGGAGGCTGCGGGGCTGGGGCAAATATACGGCCAGGAGGGCGGCAGCGACGGTGCCCATCACAGCGACGCCTTTCACGTCCTCAGGACAAGCCCCGCCCCCTCGGACATGGGGCGGTGCCTGGGGGAGAAGTCGGGGCTGCATGCTGGGGGCGGGGTCAAAGTGGAAGAGCTGGACTTCGATGCGGAGGCGGGGTCTGTGTCCGGGGGCGGGGCCGGGCTGCGCTCCTACTCTGGGGCGCGGCCAGGGCGGGGAGGGGGCGGCGGGGGTTTGGTGTACGGgctgaaggaggaggaggaggaggaggaggagagtggACAGAGAGGGGTCTACAACTGA